Proteins from a single region of Verrucosispora sp. NA02020:
- a CDS encoding DUF3052 domain-containing protein: MSATAGQAADGVRSLADRFGIEPGMVVMEMGYDEDVDSDLRDALTDRCGDLVDEDTDEVVDAVLVWYRDGDGDLFELLVDALGPLADNGVVWLLTPKAGRDGHVEPSEVSESAPTAGLQQTSTINAGKDWSGARLVLRRGAKGKK; the protein is encoded by the coding sequence GTGAGCGCGACCGCTGGTCAGGCTGCCGACGGGGTACGCAGCCTGGCGGACCGGTTCGGCATCGAGCCGGGGATGGTCGTCATGGAGATGGGGTACGACGAGGACGTCGACTCCGATCTCCGGGACGCCCTGACCGACCGTTGTGGTGACCTGGTCGACGAGGACACCGATGAGGTGGTCGACGCGGTGCTGGTGTGGTACCGGGACGGCGACGGTGATCTTTTCGAACTTCTCGTGGACGCCCTCGGCCCCCTGGCCGACAACGGGGTCGTGTGGCTGTTGACGCCCAAGGCCGGCCGTGACGGGCACGTGGAACCGAGTGAGGTCTCCGAGTCCGCACCCACCGCAGGCCTCCAACAGACCTCCACCATCAACGCCGGCAAGGACTGGAGCGGGGCCCGTCTCGTGCTGCGCCGAGGTGCCAAGGGCAAGAAGTGA
- a CDS encoding peroxiredoxin, with translation MPIEVGAEAPDFVLKDQNNQEVRLADFRGRRSVLLVFYPLAFTGICQGELCEVRDNLDEYVSDDVQVLTVSVDSVYAHKVWADREGFQFPLLSDFWPHGAVAQAYGVFNEVAGIANRGTFVIDKNGVVRFAEMNMPGEPRDQHGWRKALAEAGA, from the coding sequence ATGCCGATCGAGGTTGGCGCCGAGGCGCCGGACTTCGTGCTGAAGGACCAGAACAACCAGGAGGTCCGGCTCGCCGACTTCCGTGGCCGGCGCTCCGTCCTGCTGGTCTTCTACCCGCTGGCCTTCACCGGCATCTGCCAGGGCGAGCTGTGCGAGGTGCGGGACAACCTCGACGAGTACGTCAGCGACGACGTCCAGGTACTCACCGTCAGCGTCGACTCGGTGTACGCCCACAAGGTCTGGGCGGACCGCGAGGGCTTCCAGTTCCCGCTGCTGTCGGACTTCTGGCCGCACGGTGCCGTCGCCCAGGCGTACGGCGTCTTCAACGAGGTCGCCGGCATCGCCAACCGGGGCACCTTCGTCATCGACAAGAACGGCGTGGTCCGGTTCGCCGAGATGAACATGCCGGGCGAACCGCGTGACCAGCACGGGTGGCGCAAGGCCCTGGCCGAGGCCGGCGCCTGA
- a CDS encoding MarR family winged helix-turn-helix transcriptional regulator, which yields MPRPPATLVGPGGADRSRVAGDTVRRIMHVAAALRHHQDSEIAALGLTPAVARALYELDPDHPLPARELAGQLRCDRSNVTALVDKLERAGLVERRADPDDRRQRTLVVTEAGRRMRDRVHGVLSDSRLLAGLSTEELAALGELVWKVSDGGCPERLGT from the coding sequence ATGCCGCGACCACCCGCCACCCTGGTCGGCCCGGGTGGGGCCGACCGGTCCCGGGTGGCCGGCGACACGGTCCGGCGGATCATGCACGTGGCCGCCGCCCTTCGGCACCACCAGGACAGCGAGATCGCCGCACTGGGGCTGACCCCGGCGGTCGCCCGCGCGCTCTACGAACTGGACCCGGACCACCCGCTGCCCGCCCGTGAGCTGGCCGGGCAGTTGCGCTGCGACCGGTCCAACGTGACCGCGCTGGTCGACAAGCTGGAGCGGGCCGGGCTGGTGGAGCGTCGTGCCGACCCGGACGACCGGCGGCAGCGGACCCTGGTGGTGACCGAGGCGGGCCGGCGGATGCGGGACCGGGTCCACGGGGTGCTGTCCGACTCACGACTGCTGGCCGGACTCAGCACGGAGGAGTTGGCGGCGCTCGGCGAACTCGTCTGGAAGGTCTCCGACGGCGGTTGCCCGGAGCGGCTCGGGACGTAG
- a CDS encoding alpha/beta fold hydrolase gives MGYAEVADVRFWYEIHGSGRPLVLLHGGFGAVETFAAIRPALAQRRQVISVDLPGHGRTADVDRPMRYESMADDVAAFIGHLGLGPVDVLGFSLGGGVGLRLAVQHRHLLRRLVVVSAPCRRQGWFPEVLAGMPEPDEAAGERMTGIPAYELYRQVAPRPDDWPKLWARTGELLRREYDWSAEVAALTTPTLLVFADADSIRPAHMVEFFGLLGGGHRDAGWDGADRPDARLAVLPGLTHYDIVDSPALPAVVLPFLTHTLNTPV, from the coding sequence GTGGGCTACGCCGAGGTCGCCGACGTGCGGTTCTGGTACGAGATACACGGCTCCGGTCGGCCGCTGGTGCTGCTGCACGGCGGGTTCGGCGCGGTCGAGACCTTCGCCGCGATCCGGCCCGCGCTGGCGCAGCGCCGCCAGGTGATCAGTGTCGACCTGCCGGGTCACGGACGCACCGCCGACGTCGACCGTCCGATGCGGTACGAGTCGATGGCCGACGACGTGGCCGCGTTCATCGGTCACCTGGGTCTGGGTCCGGTCGACGTGCTGGGCTTCTCCCTCGGAGGCGGGGTCGGCCTGCGGCTGGCGGTCCAGCACCGGCACCTGCTTCGCCGACTGGTGGTGGTCTCCGCGCCGTGCCGACGTCAGGGCTGGTTCCCCGAGGTGCTCGCCGGGATGCCGGAGCCCGACGAGGCGGCCGGCGAGCGGATGACGGGCATCCCGGCGTACGAGCTCTATCGACAGGTCGCGCCCCGCCCCGACGACTGGCCGAAGCTCTGGGCCAGGACCGGCGAGCTGTTGCGCCGCGAGTACGACTGGTCGGCGGAGGTGGCCGCGCTGACCACCCCCACCCTGCTGGTCTTCGCCGACGCCGACTCGATCCGTCCCGCGCACATGGTCGAGTTCTTCGGCCTGCTCGGCGGCGGACACCGGGACGCCGGTTGGGACGGTGCCGACCGGCCGGACGCCCGCCTGGCGGTCCTGCCCGGGCTCACCCACTACGACATCGTGGACTCGCCCGCCCTGCCGGCGGTGGTCCTCCCCTTCCTCACCCACACCCTGAACACCCCGGTCTGA
- a CDS encoding YjbQ family protein produces MRSEVISIRTGSRPTVRDITAEAEQFLAGQGDGLLHVFVPHATAGVAIIETGAGSDDDLLTALDALLPTDDRWQHRHGSPGHGRDHVLPAFVAPYATLPVLGGRLALGTWQSVCLVDTNGDNSSRQVRFSFLPG; encoded by the coding sequence ATGCGTAGTGAGGTGATCAGCATCCGGACCGGTTCCCGGCCGACCGTCCGGGACATCACCGCCGAGGCCGAGCAGTTCCTCGCCGGGCAGGGCGACGGGCTGCTGCACGTGTTCGTGCCGCACGCCACCGCCGGGGTGGCCATCATCGAGACCGGCGCCGGCTCCGACGACGACCTGCTCACCGCGCTGGACGCGCTGCTGCCCACCGACGACCGCTGGCAGCACCGGCACGGTTCGCCCGGACACGGCCGCGACCACGTGCTGCCCGCCTTCGTCGCCCCGTACGCGACGCTGCCCGTGCTCGGCGGCCGGCTCGCCCTGGGCACCTGGCAGTCGGTCTGCCTGGTCGACACCAACGGGGACAACTCCAGCCGGCAGGTCCGCTTCTCCTTCCTGCCCGGCTGA
- a CDS encoding thiamine pyrophosphate-dependent enzyme, translating to MLSDVTTPQDLDDRFREALAALAAPGRRADPAQPVADGATLTGAELLDLFDAQVTSRQLDLAGRWLRGFGEGYYTIGSAGHEGNAGVAAALRPTDPALLHYRSGAFYCVRAAQAARSGEPDTGRDPDAEPAGDHGGPSTDTSAPAGQATEVDLDPAEDAPPVGRVGHAEEGPRAADPLDDDERPAGKAEAAGDERRAVDPVYADAARDVLRGMVASREEPIAGGRHKVFGRADLAVVPTTSTIASHLPRAVGMGLAVERLRRLDTRPEPTWPGETPVATTWAPDAIVVCSFGDASINHASATAAFNTAGWYDHTGLRIPVLFVCEDNGLGLSLRSPQGWVTTALRSKPGVRYFAADGTDLVETYEVAVEAAAWVRRHRRPAVLHLTTVRLMGHAGADAESAYRTAGEIRADLDRDPVAATARRLVEAGLASGAELLERYDEIGWRVRRLAEGVLDEPKLSSPAEVVAPLAPRRPLRVARAVAEAGDRAAGPDAGARVEAFGGKPPELVGPLTLAQSINAALTDGLLDHPQMAVFGEDVAAKGGVYGVTKGLRDRFGVARVFDTLLDETSILGLGLGAGLAGMLPVPEIQYLAYLHNAEDQLRGEAATMGFFSQGAMRNPMVVRVAGLAYQEGFGGHFHNDNSVAVLRDVPGLVIAVPARPDDAAAMLRTCLASAAVDGSVCVFLEPIGLYHTRDLYTDGDGEWLAGYAEPGAWAGAHVPVGRARVYGVGSAEDVTIITFGNGVRMSLRAASALADEGVGTRVVDLRWLAPLPVADLIREATATGRVLVVDETRRSGGVGEGVIAALVDAGYVGAARRVAAVDSFVPLGPAARQVLVSEEAITQGARTLLAR from the coding sequence ATGCTGTCGGACGTGACCACCCCGCAGGATCTCGACGACCGGTTCCGGGAGGCCCTGGCCGCCCTCGCCGCGCCGGGGCGCCGCGCCGACCCGGCACAGCCGGTGGCCGACGGTGCCACGCTGACCGGCGCAGAGCTGTTGGACCTCTTCGACGCACAGGTCACCAGCCGCCAACTCGACCTCGCCGGACGCTGGCTCCGCGGCTTCGGCGAGGGCTACTACACGATCGGTTCGGCCGGGCACGAGGGCAACGCCGGGGTCGCCGCGGCGCTACGCCCCACCGACCCGGCCCTGCTGCACTACCGCTCCGGCGCGTTCTACTGCGTGCGGGCCGCTCAGGCCGCCCGCAGCGGGGAGCCCGACACCGGCCGGGACCCCGACGCGGAGCCGGCCGGCGACCACGGCGGCCCCAGCACCGACACGTCCGCGCCCGCCGGGCAGGCGACGGAGGTCGACCTCGACCCGGCCGAGGACGCGCCGCCGGTCGGCAGGGTCGGGCACGCCGAGGAGGGCCCCCGGGCCGCTGATCCGCTGGACGACGACGAGCGCCCGGCCGGGAAAGCGGAGGCCGCGGGCGACGAGCGGCGGGCGGTCGACCCGGTGTACGCGGACGCGGCCCGGGACGTGCTGCGGGGCATGGTGGCCTCGCGCGAGGAGCCGATCGCCGGAGGCCGGCACAAGGTCTTCGGTCGGGCCGACCTCGCCGTGGTGCCGACCACCTCCACGATCGCCTCGCACCTGCCCCGGGCGGTGGGCATGGGCCTCGCGGTGGAGCGGCTGCGCCGGCTGGACACGCGACCGGAGCCGACCTGGCCGGGCGAGACGCCCGTCGCGACGACGTGGGCACCGGACGCGATCGTGGTCTGCTCGTTCGGGGACGCCTCGATCAACCACGCCAGCGCCACCGCCGCCTTCAACACCGCCGGCTGGTACGACCACACCGGTCTGCGCATCCCGGTGCTGTTCGTATGCGAGGACAACGGCCTGGGCCTGAGCCTCCGGTCGCCGCAGGGCTGGGTGACGACGGCGCTGCGGTCGAAGCCGGGGGTGCGGTACTTCGCCGCCGACGGCACCGACCTGGTCGAGACGTACGAGGTGGCGGTCGAGGCGGCGGCCTGGGTCCGCCGCCACCGGCGCCCGGCCGTACTCCACCTCACCACGGTGCGGTTGATGGGGCACGCAGGCGCGGACGCCGAGAGCGCGTACCGGACGGCCGGGGAGATCCGGGCCGACCTGGACCGGGATCCGGTGGCGGCCACCGCGCGACGGTTGGTCGAGGCGGGCCTGGCCAGCGGTGCGGAGCTGCTGGAGCGCTACGACGAGATCGGCTGGCGGGTCCGCCGGCTGGCCGAGGGGGTGCTCGACGAGCCGAAGCTGTCCAGCCCGGCCGAGGTGGTCGCCCCGCTGGCGCCCCGCCGACCGTTGCGGGTGGCCCGTGCGGTGGCCGAGGCGGGCGACCGGGCGGCCGGGCCGGACGCGGGCGCACGGGTCGAGGCGTTCGGCGGCAAGCCGCCGGAGCTGGTCGGCCCGCTGACGCTGGCGCAGAGCATCAACGCCGCGCTCACCGACGGGCTGCTCGACCATCCGCAGATGGCCGTCTTCGGCGAGGACGTCGCCGCCAAGGGTGGGGTGTACGGGGTCACCAAGGGACTGCGGGACCGGTTCGGTGTCGCCCGGGTCTTCGACACCCTGCTCGACGAGACCTCGATCCTCGGCCTGGGGCTCGGTGCCGGGCTGGCCGGGATGCTGCCGGTGCCGGAGATCCAGTACCTGGCGTACCTGCACAACGCCGAGGACCAGTTGCGCGGCGAGGCGGCCACCATGGGGTTCTTCTCGCAGGGCGCGATGCGGAACCCGATGGTGGTGCGGGTGGCCGGGTTGGCGTACCAGGAGGGCTTCGGCGGGCACTTCCACAACGACAACTCGGTGGCGGTGCTGCGGGACGTACCCGGGCTGGTGATCGCCGTACCCGCGCGACCGGACGACGCGGCGGCGATGCTACGGACCTGCCTGGCGAGCGCGGCGGTGGACGGCAGCGTCTGTGTGTTCCTGGAGCCGATCGGGCTCTACCACACGCGCGACCTCTACACCGACGGCGACGGGGAGTGGCTGGCCGGGTACGCCGAGCCGGGCGCCTGGGCGGGCGCACACGTGCCGGTCGGGCGGGCCCGCGTGTACGGCGTCGGCTCGGCCGAGGACGTCACGATCATCACGTTCGGTAACGGCGTCCGGATGTCGCTGCGGGCCGCGTCGGCGCTTGCCGACGAGGGCGTCGGCACCCGCGTGGTGGACCTGCGTTGGCTGGCCCCGCTACCTGTGGCCGATCTCATCCGGGAGGCCACCGCGACCGGCCGGGTGCTGGTGGTGGACGAGACCCGACGCTCCGGCGGGGTGGGTGAGGGAGTGATCGCCGCGCTGGTGGACGCCGGTTATGTCGGTGCGGCACGACGAGTGGCCGCAGTTGACTCATTTGTGCCGTTAGGTCCGGCTGCCCGTCAGGTCCTGGTGTCCGAGGAGGCCATCACCCAGGGTGCCCGTACGCTGCTGGCACGGTAA